One Burkholderia sp. 9120 genomic window, CGGATTTCACCAAGGCGCAGATCAGCGAACTGATGACGGGCCGCCATTTGTCCACCGAACGTTATCGCGAAGGTGCGGTAGGGCAGGACGTCGTGCTGGAAGTACGTGGCCTTACGCGTAGCGGCCAGTTCAACGATGTCTCGTTCGCGCTGCATGCAGGTGAAATTCTCGGCGTGACCGGTCTGCTCGATTCCGGGCGCAACGAACTCGCGCGCGCGCTCGCGGGCGTGGCGCCGGCGCAAACCGGGCAAGTCGTGCTCGACGGAAAGAGCATCAGGTTGCGCACGCCGTCGGACGCGAAAGATCATCGCATTGGCTATGTGCCGGAAGATCGCCTGAATGAAGGGCTATTTCTCGACAAGACGATCCGCGACAACGTGATCACCGCGATGATCTCCAGCTTGCGCGACCGCTTTGGTCAAATCGACCGGACACGCGCGACGGCGCTCGCGGAACAGACGGTGAAGGATTTGCAGATCGCTACGCCCGGTGTCGATAAACCCGTGCAGTCGCTGTCGGGCGGCAACCAGCAGCGCGTGCTGATCGGCCGCTGGCTCGCCATCGATCCGCGCGTGCTGATCCTGCATGGGCCGACGGTCGGTGTCGACGTCGGCTCGAAAGACATCATCTATCGCATCATGCAGCGTTTGTCGCAACGCGGGATTGGCATTATTCTGATCAGCGACGACTTGCCCGAACTGCTGCAGAACTGCGACCGCATCCTGATGATGAAGAAGGGCCGCGTGGCGAACGAATATCAGGCCGATACGTTGAGCGAAGCCGACCTGTACCACGCGCTGCTGTCGGAAGCGGCATAAGCGCACAAGCTGCAGAAAGGACGTCCTACTCATGAACTCGCGCATCCATTCGCGCATGAACCAGACCATGACCACACCGACCGTCGTCGAAGTCGCCCCGGAGGTCAAGCCGCCGAGCTTGCGAGCCAGACTCGCGCGTAATCCCGAGTGGTTCACCGTCGGGCTGATCGTGGTGACGTGCGTGATCGTCGGCGCGATCAACCCGCGCTTCTTTCAACTGGCCACGCTGTTCGATCTGCTGCATTCGGCCACCACGACATCGCTGTTTGCGCTGGGCACGCTGGTCGTGCTCGCGTCCGGCGGGATCGACGTGTCGTTCACCGCCATCGCCGCGCTGACCATGTACGGCATCACGAAAGCGGTGTTCGCGTGGTGGCCCGATGCGCCGTTTGCGCTGATCCTGATGACCGGCGGGATTGGCGGTGTGATGCTGGGCGTGATCAACGGCTTGCTGGTGCATCGGTTGAAAGCGCCTTCGCTGATCGTCACGATCGGCACGCAGTACCTGTATCGCGGGCTGTTGCTGACGTTCATCGGCACGTCGTTCTTCATGAACATTCCGCACAGCATGGATCGCTTCGGCCGCATTCCGCTGGTGTCTTTTCAAACGGCGGATGGTTTGCGCGCCGTGTTGCCTGTTTCCGTCGTGGCGCTGGTGGCGGCCGCACTCGTGACGTGGTGGCTGTTGAACCGGACGATGATGGGGCGCGGTGTCTACGCAATGGGCGGCAGCCTCGCGATTGCCGAGCGACTCGGCTACAACCTGCGCGCGATCCATCTCTTCGTGTTCGGCTATACCGGCATGCTGGCCGGCATTGCGGGCATTCTGCATGTATCGAACAACCGGCTCGCGAATCCATTCGATCTGGTGGGCTCGGAACTCGATGTGATTGCCGCGGTGATTCTGGGCGGCGCGCGCATTACCGGCGGCACGGGGACGGTGGCGGGCACGCTGCTCGGCGTGGTGCTCGTGACGTTGATCAACAACGTGCTGATTCTGGTGGGCGTGCCGAGTACCTGGCAGAAGGTGATTATCGGCGCGTTCATTCTGATTGCCGGCACGCTGTTCGCGTTTCAGCGGAAGAATTGAATGCGGTGGTGTTGAACGCGGTTTGCCGCGCTTGCCGCTTGCCGCTTGCGACGCGACGCGTTATGACGCGCGCCGCGGCAAGCCGGCTTATTTACGCTTGCGCGGCGTTTGACCGGCTTCGGTGATGATCGAATCGAAGTCGTCGACCTGCGAGAAACGCACGGCCTTGACGACGCCGAACTTGCTCTTGTCCACCACCAGATGACGCTCCACGGCACTTGCCATGGCCGCCTGTTTGAGCGCGACTTCATGGAAATTCCAGCAGGTGACGCCGCGCGCGGTGTCCACGCCGCCCGCCGAGATAAACGCCTTGTTGATGCCCATGCGGCGCAGCATTTCCAGGCTTTCTTCCCCTGCGAATGAATCCGAAGAAGGAATGTAGACGCCGCCTAGCAGAATCATTCGCACATTCGGCTTGCGCCGCAAAATCTCCGCGACGTTCAGCGAATAACACACCACGGTCACGTGACGTTCAATGGGAATCAGCCGCGCCAACGTGGTGAGCGTCGTACCGCAATCGATAAACAGCGTTTCGTTATCGCCAATGAGACCCGCCGCCACGGCGGACGCTTCCGCTTTGGCCTGCGCGAAATGGTCTTTCTCTTCTTCGAGTGAGTAGCCGGCGTTATTCGGCACGTCCGTCGCGCTGACGATGTAGCCACCGAGATAGGTGAATCGTTCGGGACTGCCGGCGATGTCGCGGCGGACAGTCATCTCCGAAACGTTCAGCAGGCTCGCGGCGTCGCGCAAGCGCATCACGTTCTGCTTGGCCAGCGCTTCGGCGAGGGCGCGGAGGCGATCGGGTTTCAGCATGGAGTTCCTGTCGCGCGATGTGGGAGGTCGTTATGTTTTGTACGGTTTGATGGGAGAATTATAACAAGGTGTGTGGGTCGCGGCGAGGGCGATTATCAGATTGCCGACTGTTAAATGCGGGGCGATTTTGAATGAATAAACCGTCAACGCCGAACGGCCGGAATGGGCCGATTGGCGATGACGGTTCGGTAAAACGACGTGACGTTTATTTTGCTGCGGCTGCGCGTTCTATTGCGGCGATGTCGATTTTTTTCATGGTCATCATGGCTTCCATCGCACGTTTTCCGGCTTCGCGATCGGACCCGGTGACGAGTTCGAGCAAGCGCCGGGGCGTGATCTGCCACGAAAAGCCCCAACGGTCTTTGCACCATCCGCAAGGCGCTTCCGCTCCGCCGTTGCCCACAACGGCGTTCCAGTAGCGGTCGGTTTCTTCCTGGGTATCCGTCTCAACCATGAAACTGATCGCCTCGTTCGGCTTGTAGTTGGGGCCGCCGTTCAGCCCCACGAAGCGCCGCCCGAGCACGGTGAACTCGACTGTCAGATCCGGGCCCTGGCCCACACCCGGCATAGGGGAAGGATGACCTGCGGTGACATGACTATCGGGGAAGGTCGCGGCGTAAAACTCCGCCGCCTCACGTGCTCTGCCTTGATCGAACCACAGGCATGTTACTAGCTCGGCCATTGCACTCTCCTTGTAGAAACTCGCACTATCGACTGGTTTCGAAGCAAGCGCCAAAGGTCCATATCGTCGAGACGGTTGGCACTCTTGCTGACACGATCCCGGTTGTCGAGTTCCTGATTTACGGAAAGTCGAGTCCCACCGGGTCCCGCTTGATCGCGACGCACTTTATCTCGACCAGCAAGCACGCAACGGCGAGTTCGGATACGCCGATGGCGGTCCATGCGTATGTGCCTCGTGGGAACACGCGATTCTTGACCTCGCGGAATACCGGCATATGCGTGCTCATTTGCACGTGGTACGTCGTCATGTCGACAACGTCCTCGAACGTACAACCGGCCGCTTGCAGTACTACGCGCAGGTTCTCCCAGCAGGCCAGAAATTGCGCCTCGGGATCGGCAATGACGTCGAGATCCGCTGTACGGCCGACCTGGCCGGCGCAGAAAACGGTGGCGCCGACTTTCACGGCGGGGACATAGCCTGCACGCTCGACAATGGGTTGCATCGTCGGCGGGATGATCAATTCGCGGTCTGTCATGGGTTTTTCCGTTGCCGGGTTGAGGCGGTGACTTGAGGTGTTTCGGATTGCGGTTCGTTAGTCTCTGGCGATCATCACTTTGTTCTCGTGTTTGACGCCGCCAAGCTCGAAGTACGTTACGCCGTCCTGCAGCATGCCGCGGGAGTGGTAAAAGGAAATGGCTTTCTCATTGTGTGAGTTGACCATCAGCCAGATTGCCCGATTGCCGGTTCTCTCCAGTGCAATGCTTCTGGCTTGTGTCAGTAATGCAGACCCGATACCGCAGCCGGCGAAAGAGGCCTGAATGTAGAGCGTTTCGATCTCGGTGGGCACATCGGCATGGTGCGAATCTAAGCGCATGACGAGATAGCCGGCGAGATTGCCTTCTGCTTCGGCAATCAATAGAACGACTTGTGGGTCGCTCAATAGCGTGAGAACTTTTTCTGGCGTGAATGTCGTCAGCACATAGTGCGCGATGATCTCGGATACGCCACCTGCTGCGTAGGTATGTACCCACACCTGTGCGCCCAGTACCGCGATGCGTGCTGTGTCGGCCGGCTCGGCCGTTCTGATTGAATGCGTCGGTATCATCTTTGTTCTTTTGGGGTAACGCCGTACAGGCGGTTCGTCTGAGCGCTTGCTGACATTTCGTAATGTTGGAGTCTATAAATGGGTGACTGTCAAGCCGATTATTTTCCCCGCCAGTGAGACAGATCGACACAGAACACGTATTAATGACGTCGGCACGACAGTAGCGAAATCGGCTTGCGGGCATGAGCCGCCAGTTGAGACATGCAACTCGAGAGGAAACCATGAAAGTGGTTTTGAGTATAGCGGTCCGCACTTTTGTCACGACCAGCCTGGCTGGTGGTGCATCGGTCATCCAGGCGCAAAGCGTCCTGCCACCGCCGGCTCAGCCCTTCAAGGGCAAAATCGAGTTGCGCGCCAAAGACTCCAAAGTTGACTTTCCGCGCCAGACCACCGCGCCGGCCGGTGCCCCGAATATCCTGCTGGTTCTGCTCGACGACGTGGGCTTCGGCGCGGCCAGTACGTTCGGCGGTCCGGTCGATACGCCCACGCTCGAGCAGCTCGCGCAGCATGGTTTGCGCTACAACGAATTCCACACCACGGCCATGTGCTCGCCGACACGCGCCGCGCTGCTATCCGGGCGCAACCATCATTCGGTCCACACCGGCCAGATCATGGAAATGGCGACGGGCTACCCTGGTTACGACTCGCTGGTAGGCCGCGATACGGCAGGGATCGGCGAAATCCTCCGGCAGAACGGCTGGAATACGGCCTGGTTCGGCAAGGATCACAACGTGCCCGACTGGGAAACGAGCCAGGCGGGGCCTTTCGACCGTTGGCCTACGGGCCTCGGTTTCGAGAAGTTCTACGGCTTCATTGGCGGCGACATGAACCAGTGGCGCCCGCTCCTCTTCGACAACACCACACCGATCGAACCGTATGTCGGCAAACCCGACTACAACCTCGACTACGACCTCGCCGATCAGGCGATCAAGTACGTCCAGACCCAGCATTCGATGGCGCCCGACAAACCGTTCTTCATCTACTACGCGCCGGGCGCCACGCATGCGCCGCATCATCCGCGCAAGGAGTGGGTGGACATGTACCGCGGCAAATTCGATCAGGGCTGGGACGTGTTACGTGAGCAGACGCTCGCACGTCAGAAGCAACTCGGTATCGTGCCGCAAGATACGGATCTGACGAAGCGCTCGCCCGGCATTCCGGCATGGAACAGTTTGTCCGCGGACGACCGGAAGCTCTATGCCCGCATGATGGAAATCTATGCCGGCTATCTGGAACAGACGGACTACAACGTGGGCCGCGTGATCAAGGCGATCGACGACATGGGGCTGTCGGACAATACGCTGGTGATTTATATCGTGGGTGACAACGGGGCGAGTGGGGAAGGCGGCGTGGGTGGTTCGACCAACCTCGAAGGTGCGATGAATGGTGTCGTGCCGACCACCGCGCAAATGCTGCCTAAGATCGACGATCTCGGCACCTGGAAGACCTATAACCATTTCCCGGTTGGCTGGGCGCACGCGCTCGACACGCCGTTCCAATGGACCAAGCAGATTGCGAGTCACTTCGGCGGGACGCGTAACGGCATGGTTATTTCGTGGCCCGCGCATATCAAGGAAGATGGACAGATTCGCTCGCAATGGCATCACGTGATCGATATTCTGCCCACCGTGCTGGATGTTTCTCACGTGCCGCAACCGGTCGAAGTCAATGGCGTCAAGCAGCGGCCGATCGAAGGCGTCAGCATGGCCTATACGTTCGATCAGCCGAACACGCCTTCAACGCGGCGCACGCAATATTTCGAGCTGTTCGGCAATCGCGCGATCTATCACGACGGCTGGATCGCCGCGACGACGCCGATCGCGCCGCCGTGGGCGACCGAGGTGCCGAATGTCGACGTGATCGACGGTTATAAATGGGAACTGTACGACGTCGACAAGGACTTCAGCGAAGCGCACGATCTCGCGGCGAGCGATCCCGCGAAACTGAAACAGATGCAGAAGCTCTTCTACAGCGAAGCGCGCAAATACAACGTGCTGCCGCTCGATAACGACCGCGTGATGCGCCTCAATCCGTCGAACCGTCCGAGTCTGATGGCGGGCCGCACGTCTTACACCTACTACGCCGGCACCAAGCGCATTCCCGAAGGGGTTGCGCCGGACATGAAGAACCGCTCGTGGAGCATCACGGCCAAAGTGGAGATTCCGAAGGAGGGCGCGCAAGGCATGATCGCGACGCTTGGTGGCCTGTTCGACGGCTGGGCGCTGTATCTCGACGAAGGCAAACCGGTCTTCCACTACAACTTTGCCAACGCGGCGCATTACAACATCGAGGGCGATGAGGCACTGACGCCGGGGCTGCATACGATCGTTTTCGATTTTAAGTATGACGGCGGCGGGATCGGTAAAGGCGGCCTGGGAACCTTGATGGTGGACGGCAAACAGGTCGCGCAAGGACGGATCGAGCACACCGTGGCGGTGCGTTTCACCATGAGCGTGGAGACGCTCGATATCGGCGAAGACACCGGCACGCCGGTGAATCTCAGCTACGACGTGCCATTTACCTTTACCGGCAAGATCGACACCGTCACGATCGATCTCAAGCCGCACGACGCGGCGTCGGCTTCGATGCAGAAGGAAGTCGAGCGCAAGGCGGCCGAAGCGGCCCTGTCGCGCGAATAGAACCCGCCATGATCGACTCGCACGCGGCAGACCCACACGCATCGTCCGCCTTTTCCGACGCCGCGAAGCAGAGCTTTCACGCCATGTCGAAGCCGAGCGGCTCGGACTGCAATCTCGATTGCGAGTACTGCTTCTACCTCGAGAAAGAGGCGCTTTATCCGAGCGAGCGCAAACGGCGCATGAGTGACGATGTGCTCAGCGACTACGTGCGCAACTACATCGCGTCGCAGCCGGCCGGCCATGAGGTTGCGTTCACGTGGCAAGGCGGCGAGCCCACCTTGCTCGGGATCGACTTCTACAAACGCGCGATAGCGCTGCAAAAGCACTTTGGCGCGGGCCGCACCATCACCAATAGTTTTCAGACCAACGGACTGCTGCTGGACGATACGTGGTGTCAGTTCTTCGCCGATGAAGACTTTCTGATCGGGCTATCGATCGACGGTCCCGCAGACATTCACGACGAGTACCGGATCACGAAGGGCGGCAAGCCGAGTCACGCGCTGGTGGTGAGTGCGCTGGAGCGGCTCAGGAAACATGGCGTTCGCTTCAACGTGCTGGCCTGCGTCAATCGACGCAGTTCGCGTGAACCGCTTAGGGTCTACGAATTCCTGCGCTCGCTGGGCGTGGAGTATGTGCAGTTCATTCCGGTGGTCGAACGGCGCGCGGATCCGGCCAGCGAAGCGATTGGACTCACGCTGCAGGGTCCCGGCGGGAAGGTGTTGCTGAAGGCACAACCGCATACGGCTGAGCGCCTGACGGACTGGTCCGTCTTGCCTGAGGACTACGGCAACTTTCTGAATGCGATTTTCGACGTATGGGTGCGTCGCGACGTCGGCCAATGCTATGTGATGAACTTCGAATGGGCGCTGGCCAATTACATGGGCGTACCCGGCGCCGCGTGCCACCATCAGCCGACCTGCGGCAACGCGGTCGTGGTCGAACACAATGGCGACGTCTATGCTTGCGATCATTTCGTTTATCTGGAATATCGCCTGGGCAATCTCTCCGAGGCGTCGCTGTCCAGCATGCTGGATTCACCGCAGCAAACCCAATTCGGCGAAGACAAACTCACGACGTTGCCGCAGCAATGCCGACAATGCAGCATGTTGCGCGGCTGCTGGGGCGGCTGTCCGAAGCATCGTTTTGCCGTGACGCGCGACGGCGAAGCGGGACTGAATTTTCTCTGCGCGGGGTACTACAGTTTTTTCTCGCACGTCGCGCCTTATTTGCGTGTGCTGGCGGAGTTGATTCGCAGCGGCCGGCCTGCGAGTGACATCGTGAAGGCGACGCTGATGGTGGTGGGCGATTCTGCTGCGGCGAAGACCTCCCGCGTTTAGCGTGGCGATCTGGACGGCCGGTTAGGCCGGCGAATCCGCCGGCCTATTGTCGCAAGACCGCACGTTCACCTTCGCATTCGAGCCATGAGCGAAACAGCGCGACCAGTTCATCGGCCGACTTCTCATCCGGCACATACGTGCAATAGCTCCGCGACGCCAGTCGAGGACCGGCGAATGGTGTGACAAGCCGGCCGGCCGCGAGATCGTCGGCGATCAGCGCGGTCGGTCCCATCGCGATACCGATTCCATCGACGGCGGCTTGCAACGTTAGATAGAAGTGGTCGAAGGTTAGCGCCGCAGCCGGGGCGAGTGCGGCAATTTCTGCTCTCGCCAGCCAGTCCGGCCAAAGCCGCGGCAGGCTCGACGTATGCAGCAACGTGTGCTGCCGGATGTCTTCGGGTGTTTGCAGCGGCAGTCGCTGCAGCAGCGCGGGACTGCAGACGGGGATCCGCTCTTCGGCCAGGAATGGCCGCATCGAATAGCCGTAGAAAGTATCCGGGCCGCCGCGGATGATGACCTCATAACTCCCCGGCAGACTTTCCACCGGCTCGTTCGACGTCTCTACGTTGACGTCCACGCCGGGATGCGCAGCGCGGAATGTGGCCAGTCGCGGCACCAGCCACCGCAACGTGAATGTGGCGGGTGCGTTCACGGAGAGTGTTCGCGAGACCGGTTGAGGCAGACCGTATTTCGCGGTTGCTTGCGAGATGTGCTCGAACAGCGGACCGATTTCCGCCAGGTAGGCTCTGGCCGCCGGTGTCAGCGCCACGCGCCGGTTGTGACGCTCAAACAGCAATGCGCCGAGCCATTCCTCGAGCAGGCGCACCTGCTGACTCACCGCGCCGTGCGTGACGTGCAATTCGGCGGCGGCGTCCTTGAAGCTGCCGAGCCGGCCCGCGGCTTCGAAAGCGCGCAGGGCATTGAGCGGAGGCAATAGCCGTTTCATTCGGGGTAGTTTATCTAACGCGAAATGCGAATTTATCTCAGTTGTTCGCGGGTCACAAGATAGATATTCTGTTTACTCGATTGAATCTATCCCTTCTTTTGTGGCCCGGAATTCGCATGCTGAGTTATACCGGCGGCTTCGTCCTCTTTGCCGCCTTGCTCCACGCGAGCTGGAACGCGATGTTGCACAGCAATCGCGACCGCTTCCTTTCCATGACGTGGATGAGTATCGCCATCGCAACGATCGCCACGCTCGCGGTGGTGTTCGTCACGCCGCGGCCGGCCGCCGCGGCCTGGCCATATATCGTCGCGTCGGGGTTCGTGCATACCTTTTACAACGTGACCCTCGTGCGCTCGTATCGCAGCAACGATCTCGCGCGGGCCTATCCGATTGCACGCGGTTCGTCGCCGCTGCTCGTCACGCTCGGCGCGGCGCTGTTCGCGCATGAAGCGATCGGCCTCTTGCATGTGCTGGGGATTGTGATGATATCGGGCGGCATCGTCGCGATTGCGCTGGACGGGAGTCGTGTTTCGCGCGCCGGTGTGCTGGCCGCATTGACGACCGGCGCGACAATTGCTGTCTATACCGTGATCGACGGTATTGGCGTGCGCCTGTCCGACGGCCAGGCACTCGCCTATACCGCGTGGATGTTTCTGTTCTATTGGCTGATGCCGGTACTGTTCGTCGCGATGCGAGGACTCGCGGCGTTGTGGGCGCCGGTGAGGGCGGAGCCTTGGGCGGTGAGCTCGTCGCTGGTCGGCGGCCTCGTGTCGATCGCGGCGTACGGCATCGTGATTTGGGCGCTGCAGTCGGGTGCGATGGGCGCGGTATCGGCATTGCGCGAAACCAGCGTGGTGTTCGCGGTGCTGATCGGTCGACTGTTTTTGCGGGAGACGGTCAGCGCAAAGCGCTGGCTCGCGTGCGTGGTCGTCGCGGCGGGGGCGGTGTGTCTGGGGCTTTGACATTGTCTGAAGCGCATGATGGGGTGCTCTTGCGTCAGCGTTTCGCTGAATGCTCGCAAACTCATGTCCCCTGGCGGCCATTCGAGGCGACAGGCCGGACCACTTCACAAGAAGGATGGCTTCATGCTCAAGAACATTGCAACCGGCCTGCTTGACGTTGTCTATGACGAACAGGGCGACCCCGGCGGATGGCCGATCGTGCTGCTGCACGGTTTCCCCTACGACATCCACGCGTACGACGATGTGTCGCCGCGCCTCACGTCACAAGGCGCTCGCGTCATCACGCCGTATCTTCGCGGATATGGGCCAACGCGTTTCCTCGCACCGGCAACCCCTCGTTCGGGTCAGCAGGCGGCGCTCGGGGCCGACCTGTTAGCGCTGCTCGACGCGCTTCAGATCGAACGGGCCGTCCTGGGTGGCTACGACTGGGGCGGCCGGGCAGCGTGCATCGTGGCGGCGCTGTACCCGTCACGAGCGCGAGGGTTGGTGTCGGTTAACGGCTACAACATCCAGAACATCGCCAAGGCCGTGCGGCCGGCCAGCCCTGAGAAAGAACATCGGCTCTGGTATCAATACTATCTGCATGGTGAACGCGGCCGGGCTGGGTTGACTGAGAACCGTCGCGCGTTCTGCCGGCTCTTATGGTCGTTGTGGTCGCCGACCTGGCGCTTTGACGATGCCACCTACGCGAGCTCGGCAGAGGCGTTCGACAATCCGGATTTCGTCGACGTGGTGGTGCATTCCTACCGGCACCGTTTCGGACTGGTCGAGGGCGATCCTCAGTTCGACGACATGGAGCGACGCCTCGCGGCCATGCCGTCGATCACCGTGCCCACGATCACACTCGAAGGAGACGCCGATGGCGTCTCGTCGCTGTCGGAAACCAAGTCGGATTCAAACCGTTTCACCGGACGCCATGAGAACCGCGTCGTGCCGAATGTCGGTCACAACCTGCCGCAGGAGGCGCCAGAAGCGTTCGCTAGCGCGGTGCTCGATATCAACGCCTGGGCCGATTGAGCCGCCGCCCTTCGCTCAGTCTCAGCCTGAATCACTATTTCATCGTCACGTGGAGGTTCGTTCAATGAATGCTGTTTCGCAGACCCCGTTGATTCTGATAACCGGTGGCGCTCGTGGCGTAGGCGCGGCGACTGCGCGGCTTGCTGCCGCGCGGGGCTACGACGTGGCGATAAGCTTCGTCTCCAACGAATCCGCCGCCCTTGCTGTGGCGGCCGATGTGGAAGCCGCCGGTCGACGCGCTTTAGCGATGCGCGCGGACAGCGCAGATCCTGAGCAGGTCGCTCAGCTATTCGCCGCGATCGACCGGAAGTTCGGCCGTATCGACGTGCTGGTGAATAACGCCGCGATCATTGCACAGCAGTCGCGGCTGGAGGATCTCGAATTCGCGCGGATGCAGCGCATTTTCGCGGTCAATTCGATCGGCCCGATCCTTTGTGCACAGCAGGCGGTGAAGCGGATGTCGCGTCGTCACAATGGTCGAGGCGGCGTCGTGATTAACGTCTCGTCGGCATCGGCCCGGCTCGGTAGTCCAAACGAGTATGTCGACTATGCTGCGTCGAAGGGTGCGCTTGAGACGTTCACCATCGGCTTCGCCAAAGAAGTCGCGCGGGATGGGATACGCGTCAACTGTATTCGCCCTGGACACATTTATACCGAGATGCATGCGAGCGGCGGAGAGCCGGGGCGGGTGGATCGCGTCAAAGACTCGATCCCCATGGGACGAGGCGGTCAACCCGAAGAGGTTGCGCAGGCGATTCTGTGGCTGGCGAGCGCCGAGGCTTCGTTCGTCACCGGCACGTTCCTCGATGTCACCGGCGGCAAGTGAGGTGAACGACAACGTGCGGCGTGCGACGTGCAGGGCTTTCATTGACGCAAGGTGTCAGGCATCTAAGCCCGGGTGCTCACGCGCGTTCCGCCACCCTCAGCAGTTGATCGAGAACCGGCGTGAGAAAGTGCACGCTCACGGCGTTGCCCTGTTCGATCGCGGCTGATAAAAGGCCGATGACCCAGAGCGACGCGTAGAAGCCCGTCGCGCGCCTGCGCTCGCCTTGCGGCGCCCAACAGCGTAGCAGCGCTTCGGCGTAGCGGCGGCCACGTTCCCCGACCAGCGTGTCGATGTGCGCGAGCGTCGTGCCCAGCACGAGCAGTGGATCGCCGTAGCACACCGAGTCGAAGTCGATCAGTCCGCTCAGTTCGTTGTCGTCCACCAGGACGTTCTTGATGGTCAGATCGTGGAGAAAGCAGACCGGGCGCAGTGTGTCGAAGTAGTCTTCGAGCGACGCGCGTACGAGGCCCAGTCGCGCGCGAAAGCGGTCGATCGGCGTGGCATCCGCACGCGCGAGTGTCGCGACGTGAGACGCAATCGGGGTAGGCTCGTCGAAGATCTCCGTCCAGCGTGCACGAGGCGCACGGGCGCCGATCGCGGTCCAGCCGAAACCACCCTGCGCGGGGGCGGGCAGTTGTTGCGCCACCCGGCACTGGAAGGTGATCACGGCTTCGGCAATCCGTTCGGCCTGCCGGGCATCGAGCGAGTCGAAGACGTAGAAGAGATCGCGGCCGGGCAGCCAGTCGAGCACCACGAAATCGCCACCCGTGGGCGTGGTGCCTTGGGCCAGCACGGTCTGCACCGGCAGGCCGAGGCCATGCAGCGCCGCGAGATTCGCGCCGGTGTGCAAGAACGTTTGAGCTTTGGGGCTGACGCGTACCGCCAGTGAACGGCCGCCGGCCATGTGGGCGCGGTACACCGTGTTGCTGCTGTGAGCGAACGCCTGGCGCTCGAGTCGCAGCGGCCGTTCGCCGTGTACGTCTGCGATGCATTGGGCGATTGCTGCATCGTCGTTGCCTGGCTGATCGCCCATCTTGCCGCCCGGTGTGCCTTGGTAGCGGCGTATTACAGCAGGCGGGGGCAGGGCTCGGCAATTGACCGATTATTGGAGAATGTTTCGGGCGTAACGGGAGAGGTAAGGTAGGTGGGCGTGTGCTGTTGGTGTTGTCATGCCGCGTAACCCGTCGAAATATTCTGGCTGAGTTTGTGGGGGCGTTGGTGAGGTTAGGCGGGGGGCGCTGATTCAACCGGTTTTTTTCAAGGGTTCCGACTTCACCCAAAGCAGACCGCCGCGACTTCTGACAGCGACGATTCAAAAATATTC contains:
- a CDS encoding DMT family transporter, which gives rise to MLSYTGGFVLFAALLHASWNAMLHSNRDRFLSMTWMSIAIATIATLAVVFVTPRPAAAAWPYIVASGFVHTFYNVTLVRSYRSNDLARAYPIARGSSPLLVTLGAALFAHEAIGLLHVLGIVMISGGIVAIALDGSRVSRAGVLAALTTGATIAVYTVIDGIGVRLSDGQALAYTAWMFLFYWLMPVLFVAMRGLAALWAPVRAEPWAVSSSLVGGLVSIAAYGIVIWALQSGAMGAVSALRETSVVFAVLIGRLFLRETVSAKRWLACVVVAAGAVCLGL
- a CDS encoding anaerobic sulfatase maturase; protein product: MIDSHAADPHASSAFSDAAKQSFHAMSKPSGSDCNLDCEYCFYLEKEALYPSERKRRMSDDVLSDYVRNYIASQPAGHEVAFTWQGGEPTLLGIDFYKRAIALQKHFGAGRTITNSFQTNGLLLDDTWCQFFADEDFLIGLSIDGPADIHDEYRITKGGKPSHALVVSALERLRKHGVRFNVLACVNRRSSREPLRVYEFLRSLGVEYVQFIPVVERRADPASEAIGLTLQGPGGKVLLKAQPHTAERLTDWSVLPEDYGNFLNAIFDVWVRRDVGQCYVMNFEWALANYMGVPGAACHHQPTCGNAVVVEHNGDVYACDHFVYLEYRLGNLSEASLSSMLDSPQQTQFGEDKLTTLPQQCRQCSMLRGCWGGCPKHRFAVTRDGEAGLNFLCAGYYSFFSHVAPYLRVLAELIRSGRPASDIVKATLMVVGDSAAAKTSRV
- the gcvA gene encoding transcriptional regulator GcvA; translated protein: MKRLLPPLNALRAFEAAGRLGSFKDAAAELHVTHGAVSQQVRLLEEWLGALLFERHNRRVALTPAARAYLAEIGPLFEHISQATAKYGLPQPVSRTLSVNAPATFTLRWLVPRLATFRAAHPGVDVNVETSNEPVESLPGSYEVIIRGGPDTFYGYSMRPFLAEERIPVCSPALLQRLPLQTPEDIRQHTLLHTSSLPRLWPDWLARAEIAALAPAAALTFDHFYLTLQAAVDGIGIAMGPTALIADDLAAGRLVTPFAGPRLASRSYCTYVPDEKSADELVALFRSWLECEGERAVLRQ
- a CDS encoding arylsulfatase, giving the protein MKVVLSIAVRTFVTTSLAGGASVIQAQSVLPPPAQPFKGKIELRAKDSKVDFPRQTTAPAGAPNILLVLLDDVGFGAASTFGGPVDTPTLEQLAQHGLRYNEFHTTAMCSPTRAALLSGRNHHSVHTGQIMEMATGYPGYDSLVGRDTAGIGEILRQNGWNTAWFGKDHNVPDWETSQAGPFDRWPTGLGFEKFYGFIGGDMNQWRPLLFDNTTPIEPYVGKPDYNLDYDLADQAIKYVQTQHSMAPDKPFFIYYAPGATHAPHHPRKEWVDMYRGKFDQGWDVLREQTLARQKQLGIVPQDTDLTKRSPGIPAWNSLSADDRKLYARMMEIYAGYLEQTDYNVGRVIKAIDDMGLSDNTLVIYIVGDNGASGEGGVGGSTNLEGAMNGVVPTTAQMLPKIDDLGTWKTYNHFPVGWAHALDTPFQWTKQIASHFGGTRNGMVISWPAHIKEDGQIRSQWHHVIDILPTVLDVSHVPQPVEVNGVKQRPIEGVSMAYTFDQPNTPSTRRTQYFELFGNRAIYHDGWIAATTPIAPPWATEVPNVDVIDGYKWELYDVDKDFSEAHDLAASDPAKLKQMQKLFYSEARKYNVLPLDNDRVMRLNPSNRPSLMAGRTSYTYYAGTKRIPEGVAPDMKNRSWSITAKVEIPKEGAQGMIATLGGLFDGWALYLDEGKPVFHYNFANAAHYNIEGDEALTPGLHTIVFDFKYDGGGIGKGGLGTLMVDGKQVAQGRIEHTVAVRFTMSVETLDIGEDTGTPVNLSYDVPFTFTGKIDTVTIDLKPHDAASASMQKEVERKAAEAALSRE
- a CDS encoding alpha/beta hydrolase, translated to MLKNIATGLLDVVYDEQGDPGGWPIVLLHGFPYDIHAYDDVSPRLTSQGARVITPYLRGYGPTRFLAPATPRSGQQAALGADLLALLDALQIERAVLGGYDWGGRAACIVAALYPSRARGLVSVNGYNIQNIAKAVRPASPEKEHRLWYQYYLHGERGRAGLTENRRAFCRLLWSLWSPTWRFDDATYASSAEAFDNPDFVDVVVHSYRHRFGLVEGDPQFDDMERRLAAMPSITVPTITLEGDADGVSSLSETKSDSNRFTGRHENRVVPNVGHNLPQEAPEAFASAVLDINAWAD